A window from Pseudomonas frederiksbergensis encodes these proteins:
- the fdx gene encoding ISC system 2Fe-2S type ferredoxin: protein MPQVIFLPHEKFCPEGMVVEAEPGISILELAHEHHIEMESACGGVCACTTCHCIIREGFDSLEEADELEEDFLDRAWGLEAQSRLGCQAIVGNEDLTVEIPKYSVNHAAEAPH, encoded by the coding sequence ATGCCACAGGTCATTTTTCTGCCACACGAGAAGTTCTGCCCGGAAGGTATGGTTGTGGAGGCTGAGCCTGGCATCTCCATTCTCGAGCTGGCCCACGAACACCATATCGAGATGGAAAGCGCCTGTGGCGGCGTCTGCGCCTGCACCACCTGCCACTGCATCATCCGCGAAGGTTTCGACTCGCTGGAAGAAGCGGATGAGCTGGAAGAAGACTTTCTGGATCGTGCCTGGGGTCTGGAGGCGCAATCGCGTCTAGGCTGTCAGGCGATTGTCGGGAATGAAGACCTGACTGTCGAAATTCCAAAATACTCGGTCAACCATGCGGCTGAAGCGCCGCACTGA
- the iscX gene encoding Fe-S cluster assembly protein IscX, which yields MSLKWVDVLEIAIQLAESKPDVDPRYVNFVDLHKWVLALPEFSDDPTRGGEKVLEAIQAAWIEEAD from the coding sequence ATGAGTCTGAAATGGGTTGATGTGCTGGAAATCGCGATCCAGCTGGCTGAATCCAAGCCGGATGTGGATCCGCGTTATGTGAACTTCGTCGATCTGCACAAATGGGTGCTGGCATTGCCGGAGTTCAGTGATGATCCGACCCGCGGTGGCGAGAAGGTGCTTGAAGCCATTCAGGCCGCCTGGATCGAAGAAGCAGACTGA
- the ndk gene encoding nucleoside-diphosphate kinase, whose protein sequence is MAVQRTFSIIKPDAVAKNVIGEITTRFEKAGLRVVASKLKQLSKAEAEGFYAEHSARGFFNDLVAFMISGPVVVQVLEGENAIALNRELMGATNPKEAAAGTIRADFADSIDANAVHGSDSEAAAAREISYFFAATEVTTR, encoded by the coding sequence ATGGCTGTTCAACGTACTTTCTCCATCATCAAGCCTGACGCTGTTGCAAAAAACGTTATCGGCGAGATCACCACTCGTTTCGAAAAAGCTGGCCTGCGCGTTGTAGCTTCGAAACTGAAGCAACTGTCCAAAGCTGAAGCTGAAGGCTTCTACGCTGAGCACAGCGCTCGTGGTTTCTTCAACGACCTGGTTGCTTTCATGATCTCCGGTCCGGTTGTCGTTCAGGTTCTGGAAGGCGAAAACGCTATCGCTCTGAACCGTGAGCTGATGGGCGCTACCAACCCTAAAGAAGCTGCTGCCGGCACCATCCGCGCTGACTTCGCTGATTCCATCGACGCCAACGCTGTACACGGTTCGGACTCCGAAGCCGCTGCTGCTCGCGAAATCTCGTACTTCTTCGCAGCTACTGAAGTAACCACTCGCTAA
- the rlmN gene encoding 23S rRNA (adenine(2503)-C(2))-methyltransferase RlmN, whose translation MTTSTVKTNLLGLTQQEMEKFFDSIGEKRFRAGQVMKWIHHLGVDDFDAMTNVSKALRDKLKAIAEVRGPEVVSEDISTDGTRKWVVRVASGSCVETVYIPQGKRGTLCVSSQAGCALDCSFCSTGKQGFNSNLTAAEVIGQVWIANKSFGSIPATADRAITNVVMMGMGEPLLNFDNVVAAMHLMMDDLGYGISKRRVTLSTSGVVPMIDELSKHIDVSLALSLHAPNDALRNQLVPINKKYPLKMLLESCQRYMSSLGEKRVLTIEYTLLKDINDKVEHAVEMIELLKNIPCKINLIPFNPFPHSGYERPSNNAIRRFQDQLHHAGFNVTVRTTRGEDIDAACGQLVGQVLDRTRRSERYIAVRELSAENDIAQNAANNN comes from the coding sequence ATGACTACATCGACTGTAAAAACCAACCTGCTGGGTCTGACTCAACAGGAAATGGAAAAATTCTTCGACTCGATCGGGGAGAAGCGTTTCCGTGCCGGTCAGGTAATGAAATGGATTCACCACCTTGGCGTCGATGATTTCGACGCCATGACGAACGTCAGCAAGGCCTTGCGCGACAAGCTCAAGGCTATTGCCGAAGTTCGCGGTCCTGAAGTTGTCAGCGAGGACATTTCCACCGACGGCACCCGCAAGTGGGTGGTGCGCGTGGCGTCCGGCAGCTGCGTCGAGACCGTGTACATTCCCCAGGGCAAACGCGGCACTTTGTGCGTTTCGTCCCAGGCAGGCTGTGCCCTGGATTGCAGTTTCTGCTCCACCGGCAAGCAAGGTTTCAACAGTAACCTCACCGCCGCCGAAGTGATCGGCCAGGTGTGGATTGCCAATAAATCGTTCGGCAGCATCCCGGCGACCGCCGACCGTGCCATCACCAACGTGGTGATGATGGGCATGGGTGAGCCGCTGCTGAACTTCGACAACGTCGTGGCCGCCATGCATCTGATGATGGATGACCTGGGCTACGGGATCTCCAAGCGCCGCGTAACCCTGTCTACATCGGGTGTGGTGCCGATGATTGATGAGCTGTCCAAGCACATCGACGTCTCCCTGGCGTTGTCCCTGCACGCACCGAACGACGCATTGCGTAACCAATTGGTGCCGATCAACAAGAAATATCCGCTTAAGATGCTGCTCGAGTCGTGCCAGCGCTACATGTCGTCCCTGGGCGAGAAGCGCGTGCTGACCATCGAGTACACCTTGCTCAAGGACATCAATGACAAGGTTGAACATGCCGTTGAGATGATCGAGTTGCTCAAGAACATCCCGTGCAAGATCAACCTGATTCCGTTCAACCCGTTCCCGCATTCCGGTTACGAGCGTCCGAGCAACAACGCGATTCGTCGTTTCCAGGATCAGCTTCACCATGCCGGCTTCAATGTCACCGTCCGCACCACCCGCGGTGAAGACATCGATGCCGCGTGTGGCCAATTGGTAGGACAGGTGCTGGATCGCACCCGTCGCAGCGAACGTTATATCGCCGTGCGCGAGTTGAGCGCCGAAAACGATATCGCACAGAACGCTGCGAACAATAATTAA
- the pilW gene encoding type IV pilus biogenesis/stability protein PilW, giving the protein MSLRFALLLLLASLCAGCVLSGDFNPMKTSKGRDEARVAYVQLGLGYLQQGMTERAKVPLKKALDLDDSDPDANAALGLVFQAEMEPELADKHFRKALSSSPNDARILNNYGSFLFEEKRYKEAYERFEQAAADTLYPERSRVFENLGMTASKLGQRDLAQQQLEKALRLNRQQPRALLEMAELSFEDRHYVPARDYYDRFSLLTEQNARSLLLGVRLAKVFDDRDKAASFGLQLKRLYPGTPEYQQYLSEQ; this is encoded by the coding sequence ATGTCCCTGCGCTTCGCGCTGCTTTTGCTGTTGGCCAGCCTCTGTGCTGGTTGTGTCCTGTCGGGCGATTTCAACCCGATGAAGACCAGCAAGGGCCGCGATGAAGCGCGTGTTGCCTATGTGCAGCTGGGGTTGGGGTACTTGCAGCAGGGCATGACCGAACGGGCGAAAGTACCGTTGAAAAAAGCCCTGGACCTGGATGACTCGGACCCGGATGCCAACGCTGCGCTGGGTCTGGTATTCCAGGCAGAGATGGAGCCGGAGCTGGCGGATAAGCATTTTCGCAAGGCGCTGTCTTCCAGCCCCAACGATGCGCGAATCCTGAACAACTACGGCAGTTTTCTTTTCGAAGAGAAACGCTACAAAGAAGCTTACGAGCGCTTTGAACAGGCCGCCGCTGACACTTTGTATCCTGAGCGTTCGCGGGTGTTCGAGAACCTCGGTATGACCGCTTCGAAGCTGGGGCAGCGCGATCTGGCGCAGCAGCAGCTGGAAAAAGCCCTGCGGTTGAATCGCCAACAACCGCGTGCATTGCTGGAAATGGCTGAGTTGTCCTTCGAAGACAGGCATTATGTGCCCGCGCGCGACTATTACGATCGTTTTAGCCTGCTCACCGAGCAAAATGCACGTAGTCTATTGCTCGGCGTTCGGCTGGCAAAAGTGTTTGATGATCGCGACAAGGCCGCCAGTTTTGGCCTGCAACTAAAACGACTCTATCCCGGTACGCCGGAATATCAGCAATACCTGTCGGAGCAATGA
- a CDS encoding helix-turn-helix domain-containing protein, with protein sequence MKAAHPEVVAANRVNPGETLRQARESNGWSLAEVALKLNLTVNSLSNLEAGAFDKLPGHTFARGYIRAYAKLLGMDQTVLVQQFDQSTGTDSQGSNVHSLGRIEEPVRVSHTILRVVSLLLLFAVIGGGFVWWQDQTSLRTKDLTSLSPEHVEVEGADGTTQIHPLDEPEDQAVAQGQAEGTTALALPQADTSAEAPAETEAAAPVAPAPAAPAHSAAPVVSIPVAPAPTAPVVSTPPASASVTPTIPPPAAAAPVAGQGQVQLQYTADCWTQVTDGTGKVLLSGLKRKGENVSVSGKPPFSVRLGFARGAQVSYNGQVVDVAPFTSGETARLKLGQ encoded by the coding sequence ATGAAAGCGGCGCATCCCGAAGTTGTAGCAGCGAATCGCGTTAATCCCGGTGAAACTTTACGCCAGGCTCGCGAAAGCAATGGCTGGTCGCTGGCCGAAGTGGCCCTCAAGCTCAACCTCACCGTCAATTCCCTGAGCAATCTGGAAGCCGGCGCTTTCGACAAGCTGCCTGGGCATACCTTTGCTCGCGGTTATATTCGCGCCTACGCGAAATTGCTCGGCATGGATCAAACCGTACTGGTCCAGCAGTTCGACCAATCCACCGGCACCGACTCCCAAGGCAGCAACGTCCATAGCCTGGGACGTATCGAAGAGCCGGTTCGGGTTTCCCACACCATTTTGCGAGTGGTCAGCCTGCTGTTGCTGTTTGCAGTGATCGGTGGTGGTTTTGTCTGGTGGCAGGATCAGACCTCATTGCGTACCAAAGACCTGACTAGCCTGAGCCCGGAACACGTGGAAGTCGAAGGCGCTGACGGCACTACCCAGATCCATCCGCTGGACGAGCCGGAAGACCAGGCCGTCGCGCAAGGTCAGGCTGAAGGCACCACCGCTCTTGCATTGCCGCAAGCCGATACGTCGGCTGAAGCGCCGGCCGAAACTGAAGCGGCTGCACCGGTTGCACCAGCGCCCGCTGCACCTGCTCACAGCGCTGCTCCGGTTGTCTCGATTCCAGTCGCGCCAGCCCCGACTGCTCCTGTGGTATCAACCCCGCCTGCGAGCGCTTCGGTGACTCCGACCATTCCCCCTCCGGCAGCGGCTGCTCCGGTTGCCGGCCAGGGTCAGGTTCAACTGCAATACACTGCCGATTGCTGGACGCAAGTGACCGATGGCACCGGCAAGGTGTTGTTGAGCGGTCTCAAGCGCAAAGGCGAAAACGTTTCCGTGAGCGGCAAGCCACCGTTTTCCGTGCGTCTGGGCTTCGCCCGCGGCGCGCAGGTCAGCTACAACGGGCAGGTGGTTGATGTCGCTCCGTTCACCAGTGGCGAGACTGCTCGCCTGAAGTTGGGTCAATAA
- the ispG gene encoding flavodoxin-dependent (E)-4-hydroxy-3-methylbut-2-enyl-diphosphate synthase — protein sequence MHGESPIKRRESRKIWVGNVPVGGDAPIAVQSMTNSDTNDVAATVAQINRLEAAGVDIVRISVPDMDAAEAFGKIKQLVKVPLVADIHFDYKIALRVAELGVDCLRINPGNIGREDRVRAVVDAARDRGIPIRIGVNAGSLEKDLQKKYGEPTPAALVESALRHVEHLERLNFQDFKVSVKASDVFMAVAAYRLLAKEIVQPLHLGITEAGGLRSGTVKSAVGLGMLLAEGIGDTIRISLAADPVEEVKVGYDILKSLHLRSRGINFIACPSCSRQNFDVVKTMNELEGRLEDLLVPLDVAVIGCVVNGPGEAKEAHIGLTGGTPNLIYIDGKPAQKLTNDNLVDELERLIRQKAAEKVKADAALIARG from the coding sequence ATGCACGGCGAATCTCCAATCAAACGTCGCGAATCTCGCAAGATCTGGGTCGGTAACGTGCCTGTTGGCGGCGATGCGCCTATCGCTGTGCAGAGCATGACCAACAGCGACACCAATGATGTCGCCGCCACCGTGGCCCAGATCAATCGTCTGGAAGCGGCTGGCGTCGATATCGTGCGTATTTCCGTGCCCGACATGGATGCCGCTGAGGCTTTCGGCAAGATCAAGCAACTGGTCAAGGTGCCGTTGGTTGCCGACATCCACTTCGACTACAAGATCGCTCTGCGCGTAGCCGAACTGGGCGTTGACTGCCTGCGCATCAATCCGGGCAACATCGGTCGCGAAGACCGCGTGCGTGCGGTAGTCGATGCCGCTCGCGATCGCGGGATTCCCATCCGCATCGGCGTGAACGCCGGTTCCCTGGAAAAAGACCTGCAAAAGAAATACGGCGAGCCGACTCCGGCTGCGCTGGTTGAATCTGCCCTGCGTCACGTCGAACACCTTGAGCGCCTGAATTTCCAGGACTTCAAGGTCAGTGTGAAAGCTTCCGACGTGTTCATGGCCGTCGCCGCTTACCGCTTGCTGGCCAAGGAAATCGTCCAGCCGCTGCACCTGGGCATCACCGAAGCCGGTGGTTTGCGTTCAGGCACAGTGAAATCCGCCGTGGGCCTCGGTATGCTGCTCGCCGAAGGGATTGGCGATACTATTCGCATCTCGTTGGCGGCCGACCCGGTCGAGGAAGTGAAAGTCGGCTACGACATTCTCAAATCCCTGCATTTGCGTTCCCGTGGCATCAACTTCATCGCCTGCCCGAGCTGCTCGCGGCAGAACTTCGATGTAGTCAAGACCATGAACGAGCTGGAAGGGCGCCTCGAAGACCTGCTGGTGCCGCTGGATGTCGCGGTCATCGGTTGCGTGGTCAACGGACCGGGTGAAGCCAAGGAAGCCCATATCGGCTTGACCGGCGGCACGCCAAACCTGATTTACATCGATGGCAAGCCGGCGCAGAAACTGACGAATGACAATCTGGTGGATGAGCTTGAACGCTTGATCCGCCAGAAAGCGGCCGAAAAGGTCAAAGCTGACGCTGCCTTGATCGCGCGTGGCTGA
- the hisS gene encoding histidine--tRNA ligase gives MSKSLQAIRGMNDILPEQTPLWRHFEGTVSRLLDNYGYKQIRMPIVEFTELFKRSIGEVTDIVEKEMYTFDDRNGDSLTLRPEGTAACVRAVLEHGITGGGQVQKLWYIGPMFRHERPQKGRYRQFHQIGCEVFNLDGPDIDAELIVLTWRLWGELGIRDAVKLELNSLGTAESRGRYREALVEFLSARSDMLDEDSQRRLKTNPLRVLDTKNADTQAVLADAPKMADYLDEESRVHFEGLKARLDAAGIPYVINPKLVRGLDYYSKTVFEWVTDKLGAQGTVCAGGRYDGLVEQMGGKPTPGVGFAMGIERLVLLLETLEQIPAEISRQVDVYLCAFGEAAELAGLALSERVRDQLPNLRLQVNAGAGSFKSQFKKADKSGALYALILGDDEMAQQVVGFKPLRGQGEQQSIAWDALAAHLATCVVQG, from the coding sequence GTGAGCAAGTCTCTGCAAGCCATACGTGGCATGAACGACATCCTGCCCGAGCAGACTCCCCTGTGGCGTCATTTCGAAGGCACCGTCTCGCGTTTGCTGGATAACTACGGTTACAAGCAGATCCGCATGCCGATCGTCGAGTTCACCGAGCTGTTCAAGCGCTCCATCGGTGAAGTGACCGACATCGTCGAAAAAGAGATGTACACCTTCGACGACCGCAACGGCGACTCCCTGACCCTGCGCCCCGAAGGCACAGCGGCCTGCGTGCGTGCGGTGCTCGAGCACGGCATCACCGGCGGTGGCCAGGTGCAGAAACTCTGGTACATCGGCCCGATGTTCCGCCACGAACGTCCGCAGAAAGGCCGTTATCGCCAGTTCCACCAGATCGGTTGCGAAGTCTTCAACCTCGACGGTCCGGACATCGACGCCGAGCTGATCGTGCTGACCTGGCGCCTGTGGGGCGAGCTGGGCATTCGTGATGCGGTCAAGCTCGAACTCAACAGCCTGGGCACTGCCGAGTCCCGTGGTCGTTATCGCGAAGCGTTGGTCGAGTTCCTTTCGGCCCGTTCGGACATGCTGGACGAAGACAGCCAGCGCCGTCTGAAAACCAACCCTTTGCGGGTTCTGGATACCAAGAACGCTGACACTCAAGCCGTGTTGGCCGACGCGCCGAAAATGGCCGACTACCTCGACGAAGAATCCCGCGTGCACTTCGAGGGCCTCAAGGCTCGCCTGGACGCCGCCGGCATTCCTTACGTGATCAACCCGAAGCTGGTTCGCGGGCTGGATTACTACAGCAAGACCGTTTTCGAATGGGTCACCGACAAACTGGGCGCCCAGGGCACCGTGTGTGCCGGTGGTCGTTACGACGGTCTGGTGGAGCAGATGGGCGGCAAGCCGACCCCTGGCGTTGGTTTCGCCATGGGCATCGAGCGCCTGGTGCTGTTGCTTGAAACCCTGGAGCAGATCCCGGCAGAGATTTCCCGTCAGGTCGACGTCTACCTCTGCGCCTTCGGTGAAGCCGCCGAGCTGGCCGGCCTGGCCCTGAGTGAACGTGTTCGTGATCAATTGCCCAACCTGCGCCTGCAAGTGAATGCCGGTGCCGGCAGCTTCAAAAGCCAGTTCAAGAAAGCCGACAAGAGTGGTGCGTTGTACGCGCTGATCCTCGGTGACGACGAAATGGCCCAGCAAGTGGTAGGTTTCAAACCCCTGCGTGGCCAGGGCGAACAACAAAGCATTGCCTGGGATGCGCTTGCAGCACACCTGGCCACCTGCGTCGTGCAGGGTTGA
- a CDS encoding YfgM family protein, whose product MSSTEDEHLAELKDWWTRNGKPLVTGGLLALVIVFGWQAFQKYQSNQSQGASVLYQQLLETTLTPDGKPDAARVADLAGKLNSEFGGSAYAQYGSLFMAKVAVDSGKLDDAAGELKAIVAKPANPALGEIARQRLAQVLAAQNKADEALKLLEGDADKAFLATREELKGDLLVQLGRTDEANTAYQKAKAALSDEAAVGGLQIKLDDLAKGDA is encoded by the coding sequence GTGTCGAGTACCGAAGACGAACATCTGGCGGAGTTGAAGGACTGGTGGACACGCAACGGCAAGCCCCTGGTCACTGGCGGCCTGTTGGCGCTGGTCATCGTGTTCGGCTGGCAGGCTTTTCAAAAGTATCAGAGCAATCAGTCGCAAGGCGCCTCGGTGCTCTATCAGCAACTGCTGGAAACCACGCTGACGCCCGACGGCAAGCCTGATGCTGCCCGTGTTGCGGACCTGGCCGGCAAGCTCAACAGCGAGTTCGGCGGTAGCGCTTACGCGCAGTACGGCAGCCTGTTCATGGCAAAAGTTGCGGTCGACAGCGGCAAGCTGGATGACGCAGCCGGCGAGCTGAAAGCCATTGTTGCCAAGCCGGCCAACCCGGCGCTGGGCGAAATTGCTCGTCAGCGCCTGGCGCAGGTGCTGGCCGCGCAGAACAAGGCCGATGAAGCCCTGAAACTGCTCGAAGGCGATGCCGATAAAGCATTCCTGGCTACTCGCGAAGAACTCAAGGGCGACCTGCTGGTGCAGTTGGGTCGTACCGACGAAGCGAACACGGCGTATCAAAAAGCCAAGGCGGCACTGTCGGATGAAGCGGCAGTGGGTGGCCTGCAAATCAAGCTGGACGATCTGGCCAAAGGGGATGCGTGA
- the bamB gene encoding outer membrane protein assembly factor BamB, translated as MRDVIRWKHAALLALAILAAGCSSNSKKELPPAELTDFKEEVVLQKQWSRSIGDGQGQSYNMLVPAIDGDTIYAADVTGVVMAMDRSNGDVKWKKDLELPVSGAVGVSYGLLLIGTIKGEIVALDAINGEEKWRARVSSEVLAPPANNGDVVVVQTQDDRLIGLDAATGNQRWLYDSTPAVLTLRGTSAPIVTNRLAVAGLSTGKVVALDISNGVPVWEQRVAIPQGRSELERVVDIDGGLLLSGETLYVASYQGRVAALDLQSGRQLWQRDASSYAGVAQGFGNVYVSLSSGTVEGVDERSTTALWSNDSLARRQLSAPEVFSSYVAVGDMEGYLHLLSQVDGRFVGRERIDSDGLRARPLVVGDTIYLYGNSGKLEALTIK; from the coding sequence ATGCGTGACGTGATTCGTTGGAAACATGCAGCATTGCTGGCTCTGGCCATATTGGCCGCGGGTTGCAGCAGCAACAGCAAAAAAGAACTGCCACCGGCCGAGTTGACCGACTTCAAAGAAGAAGTGGTTCTGCAAAAGCAGTGGAGTCGTTCGATCGGTGACGGTCAGGGCCAGTCGTACAACATGCTGGTTCCGGCGATCGATGGCGATACCATCTATGCCGCCGATGTCACCGGTGTGGTGATGGCGATGGATCGCAGCAATGGCGACGTCAAATGGAAGAAAGATCTCGAATTGCCTGTATCCGGCGCTGTCGGCGTCAGTTACGGTCTGCTCCTGATCGGTACGATCAAGGGCGAAATCGTTGCCCTGGATGCCATCAACGGTGAAGAGAAATGGCGCGCTCGCGTGTCCAGTGAAGTCCTCGCACCGCCGGCCAACAATGGTGATGTCGTTGTCGTTCAGACTCAGGATGACCGTCTGATCGGTCTGGATGCCGCTACCGGCAACCAGCGCTGGTTGTATGACAGCACTCCAGCGGTATTGACCCTGCGCGGCACCAGCGCGCCGATCGTCACCAACCGCCTCGCGGTGGCTGGCCTGTCGACCGGTAAAGTGGTCGCTCTCGATATTTCCAACGGCGTGCCGGTGTGGGAACAACGTGTAGCAATTCCACAGGGTCGTTCGGAACTGGAGCGCGTTGTCGATATCGACGGCGGCCTGCTGCTTTCCGGCGAAACGTTGTACGTCGCCAGCTACCAGGGTCGCGTTGCGGCACTGGACCTGCAAAGCGGTCGTCAGCTCTGGCAGCGTGATGCTTCCAGCTATGCCGGTGTCGCCCAGGGTTTTGGCAACGTCTACGTGAGTCTGTCTTCGGGCACCGTTGAAGGCGTCGACGAACGTTCCACCACAGCCTTGTGGAGCAATGATTCGCTGGCTCGTCGTCAACTGTCGGCTCCGGAAGTGTTCTCCAGCTACGTTGCAGTCGGCGACATGGAAGGCTACCTGCATCTGCTGAGCCAGGTGGACGGTCGTTTCGTCGGCCGCGAGCGCATCGACAGCGATGGCCTGCGTGCCCGTCCGCTGGTGGTGGGTGACACGATTTATCTGTATGGCAACAGTGGCAAGCTGGAAGCCCTGACCATTAAGTAA
- the der gene encoding ribosome biogenesis GTPase Der: MVPVIALVGRPNVGKSTLFNRLTRTRDAIVGDLSGLTRDRQYGEAKWQGRSYILVDTGGISGDEHGMDEKMAEQSLLAIEEADVVLFLVDAKAGFTAADQMIAEHLRKRNKRSYVVANKVDNIDPEMARAEFAPLGMGHAIPIAGAHGRGITQMLEIALSDFPKDDDEPEEGEEEIVAEGEEAKRIPGPSEKDGIKIAIIGRPNVGKSTLVNRMLGEDRVIVYDEPGTTRDSIYIPFERNDEKYTLIDTAGVRKRGKIHEEVEKFSVVKTLQAIKDANVVIFVMDAREGVVDHDLNLLGFAIESGRALVIAINKWDGMTPSERDFVKVELQRRLFFVDYADIHFISALHGTGVGNLYASVQNSFKSAVTRWPTNRLTTILEDAVGEHAPPMVNNRRIKLRYAHLGGANPPIIVIHGNQIEKVPKSYVRYLENTYRRVLKLVGTPIRIEFKGGENPYEGNKNSLTDRQVNKKRRMMSHHKKADKKRRDKR, translated from the coding sequence ATGGTTCCCGTAATCGCCCTGGTGGGCCGACCGAACGTCGGCAAGTCCACCTTGTTCAACCGCCTGACCAGGACTCGTGACGCCATCGTCGGCGACTTGTCCGGTCTGACCCGTGATCGCCAATACGGTGAGGCCAAGTGGCAAGGGCGTTCCTACATTCTGGTCGACACCGGCGGTATCTCCGGTGACGAGCACGGTATGGACGAAAAAATGGCCGAGCAGTCGCTGCTGGCCATTGAAGAAGCGGATGTCGTTCTGTTCCTGGTAGATGCCAAGGCCGGTTTCACCGCCGCCGACCAGATGATCGCCGAGCATTTGCGCAAACGTAACAAGCGTTCTTACGTGGTTGCCAACAAGGTCGACAACATCGACCCTGAAATGGCCCGCGCCGAATTCGCCCCGTTGGGCATGGGCCACGCGATCCCTATCGCCGGTGCTCATGGTCGTGGCATCACCCAGATGCTGGAAATCGCCCTCAGCGACTTCCCGAAAGACGATGACGAGCCGGAAGAAGGCGAGGAAGAGATCGTTGCCGAAGGCGAGGAAGCCAAGCGCATTCCTGGCCCAAGCGAAAAAGACGGGATCAAGATCGCGATCATCGGCCGTCCGAACGTCGGCAAGTCGACCCTGGTCAACCGTATGCTCGGTGAAGACCGGGTAATCGTCTATGACGAGCCCGGCACCACGCGCGACAGTATCTACATCCCGTTCGAGCGTAACGACGAGAAGTACACGCTGATCGACACCGCCGGCGTGCGCAAGCGCGGCAAGATCCACGAAGAAGTTGAAAAGTTCTCCGTGGTCAAAACCCTGCAAGCGATCAAAGACGCCAACGTGGTGATCTTTGTAATGGACGCCCGCGAAGGTGTGGTCGACCATGACCTCAACCTGCTGGGCTTTGCCATTGAGTCGGGTCGTGCGCTGGTCATCGCGATCAACAAGTGGGACGGCATGACGCCGAGCGAGCGCGACTTCGTGAAGGTCGAGCTGCAACGTCGACTGTTCTTCGTTGACTACGCCGACATTCACTTCATCTCGGCCCTGCACGGCACGGGCGTGGGCAACCTCTACGCCTCCGTACAGAACTCGTTCAAGTCTGCGGTCACCCGCTGGCCGACCAACCGCCTGACCACGATTCTGGAAGATGCGGTCGGTGAGCACGCGCCGCCGATGGTCAACAACCGTCGGATCAAGCTGCGTTATGCCCACTTGGGTGGGGCTAACCCGCCGATCATCGTGATTCACGGTAACCAGATCGAGAAGGTGCCGAAGTCTTACGTGCGCTATCTGGAAAACACTTATCGCCGTGTCTTGAAGCTGGTCGGTACGCCGATCCGCATCGAGTTCAAGGGCGGCGAGAACCCGTACGAAGGCAACAAGAACTCGCTGACCGACCGCCAGGTCAACAAGAAGCGCCGGATGATGTCGCACCACAAGAAAGCCGACAAAAAGCGCCGCGACAAGCGCTGA